The following coding sequences lie in one Oryctolagus cuniculus chromosome 7, mOryCun1.1, whole genome shotgun sequence genomic window:
- the ERRFI1 gene encoding ERBB receptor feedback inhibitor 1: MSTAGVAAQEIRGPLKTALLHNGPAMGSVRTCWGRRRELENNFLNIDPITMAYRLNSPAQGHLTALGHTSKSPVNGHYFAENGPSARPSLPPLIIPPSEGVGQREEDQVVCGVKKLSVNGVCASTPPLTPMKNPPSLFPGAALGERGSRPLPPLPLSEDLSLDETDCEVEFLTSSDTDFLLEDCTLSDFRYDVPGRRSFRGCGQINYAYFDTPAVSATDLSYASDQNGSVPHPNPPPPQAHRRLRRSHSGPAGSFHKPAIRISSYTHRASPNSDEDKPEVPPRVPIPPRPVKPDYRRWSAEVTSSTYSDEDRPPKVPPREPLSQSSSRTPSPKSLPSYLNGVMPPTQSFAPDPKYVSSKALQRQHSEGSANKAPCILPIIENGKKVSSTHYYLLPEKPSYLDKFEKFFREAEETSTSAHLQPLPADCAVVSAVEKLDSKTRVDLGGHVKRKHLSYVVSP; the protein is encoded by the exons ATGTCAACAGCGGGAGTTGCTGCCCAGGAGATTCGGGGCCCGCTGAAGACTGCGCTTCTGCATAATGGCCCGGCCATGGGGAGCGTGAGGACCTGCTGGGGCCGCCGGAGAGAGCTTGAGAA TAACTTCTTAAATATCGACCCAATAACGATGGCCTACAGACTGAACTCGCCTGCTCAGGGGCACCTGACAGCTCTCG GGCACACTTCGAAATCTCCGGTGAATGGCCACTACTTTGCAGAAAACGGTCCCTCTGCAAGACCCAGCCTGCCCCCTCTCATTATTCCCCCAAGTGAAGGCGTGGGGCAGCGTGAAGAGGATCAGGTTGTGTGTGGAGTTAAGAAGCTCTCGGTGAATGGCGTTTGTGCTTCCACGCCTCCACTTACACCCATGAAAAAccccccttccctcttccccgGCGCAGCTCTTGGGGAACGGGGTTCGAGGCCCCTTCCACCGCTGCCGCTCtccgaagacctctctctcgatGAGACAGACTGTGAGGTTGAGTTTCTCACCAGCTCGGACACAGACTTCCTTCTAGAAGACTGTACACTTTCTGACTTCAGATACGACGTCCCTGGCAGGCGAAGCTTCCGTGGCTGTGGACAGATCAACTATGCGTATTTTGACACCCCGGCTGTTTCTGCCACAGATCTCAGCTACGCGTCGGACCAAAACGGAAGTGTCCCACATCCAAATCCACCTCCCCCTCAAGCCCACCGAAGGTTAAGAAGGTCTCATTCGGGACCGGCTGGCTCCTTTCACAAGCCAGCCATAAGGATATCCAGCTACACACACAGAGCGTCTCCCAACTCCGATGAAGACAAACCTGAGGTTCCCCCCAGGGTTCCCATACCTCCCAGGCCAGTGAAGCCCGATTATAGAAGGTGGTCGGCAGAGGTGACGTCCAGCACGTACAGTGATGAGGACAGGCCTCCCAAGGTACCCCCCAGAGAGCCTCTATCCCAGAGCAGCTCCCGCACCCCGAGTCCTAAGAGCCTTCCGTCGTACCTCAACGGGGTCATGCCCCCGACCCAGAGCTTTGCCCCTGACCCCAAGTACGTCAGCAGCAAGGCCCTGCAGAGACAGCACAGCGAGGGCTCCGCTAACAAGGCGCCTTGCATCCTGCCCATCATTGAGAATGGGAAGAAGGTGAGCTCCACACATTATTACCTGCTACCTGAGAAACCGTCCTACCTGGACAAGTTTGAGAAGTTTTTTAGGGAAGCGGAAGAAACGAGCACAAGCGCCCACCTCCAGCCACTCCCTGCTGACTGCGCGGTGGTTTCAGCCGTGGAAAAGCTGGACTCAAAAACACGAGTGGATCTGGGCGGCCACGTGAAGCGCAAACACCTCTCCTACGTGGTGTCCCCGTAG